Within the Gossypium raimondii isolate GPD5lz chromosome 12, ASM2569854v1, whole genome shotgun sequence genome, the region aataccaAGAATGCTTTATTGAAAAaccaaaagtaataataaaaccgATCACCTATAAATGTAACCcaaacagaaaaaataaattataattataaactattctcatcaaatttagtaaattttttatttaataaattattctcatcaaattcacataaacataaaatatatttactttaataataaaataaagggcttttatgagtaaaaatcatagattaagagcttatttaactacaaaaataggttgagggcttgtttattaaataaaaaagtgagttgaaagggaataaaaagaaaataataaataatgagggCTTAGAAGTCAATTAGCCACATTTAGTACACAAAAATCACCAATGGGAAaagcaccattggtgccgcctaTAAGAAAGGCATCATTGGTGCTGCCTTTTTATTCCCCTCCATcaacctctttttttttgtattattttggtaaataaaaaagtttataatattttgatatttttttatttttttgtaatattttgataaaaaaccCTATAAACgtgacatttatttatatatctatttttttattatatcttataaatttaataaaaaaatagttttaatagtTGAGGACGTATGATTGGTGATATTAGATTCAGATCATTGGTAGCGGTATATAAGttaacttgaaaagaaaaagaaatcttgaaataacagaaaagaaaaaagcatgGGCGATCGGAGTGGTGCAGAACGTGGAAATCCCCATGCTTCACGTGCGCCTCAATTTTTTCCACTTCAAATCTGcccctttttttaaaaggaaagtCTAACTGCCACGTAAAATACTCAAAACCTGCCACATGTAATGATTGCAAAATCTCAAATCAAAAATTAATCTTTAGACCACATGAAACTGTGGGCCCCGACTGTCAATTGTAGGAACAGTAACACCTGATCTCCACCGACACGTCGTTCAAATGTCGGTTTTaggaaaaaggtaaaatttaaacattcaacttttaatttaaattaattaaattggttattttaaatattaaaatataaaactggTATAACAGAATCATTTCTATTAtgagttaaaatattatttttatacataagaATAAATCATAAGTTTCTTTAAAAAACAGTTGAAGatcctcttattttattttattaaattaaaagatgcCTTAATTAAAGTTTgacttaaaaataaagaaaataaaataaaattatttgatattgtCAACTTTAGTTTTGAAATAGAAGAATCAttccaattttttattcaatcttcgatttttcattttaatatgaatttgatttttcttttactttttaacttCCGAGGATGATTTGAgttattaattgattttgttgTGTACTTCTCCGTAACAAATAATGCCATAATGGAAGAGATCAGTTAGCCTGCAACaacaaaggttaaaatatatttatttttgaatttttagtattattatttttagattttagattttaaatttaataaataaataaatttacttaatagctattaattaaaataataataaatatagtagcttaataattttaaattaaaaacaaaattcttatataaaaactaaaaataaatatttttaatttattattttaaataaatatagcaTTAGTTGTTAAATAAACCTACTTATGAGTTCACGCGccaatttccaaaaaaaaaaacttaaatttggCTCAACTTATCGGTCACTTTTATTGTtcttatcaataaaatatttaaatatataaatttatatgtttataattaaattgaaattaatttaaataaaatttgaaccaaatcaagatatataaaaattgCTCAATATTGGCCTCGCGGGCCATTTGGTCCATGCACAAGTTCCATAATAAAGATGtaaagtatttatatttaaatgtataaatcTACATCCAGATAGTGTTACTATAGTATCTAATTAACTactaaattaaatcaaatgaaacTTGAGGcgaaatgataaatttgaaggTTGAAAAGCATTTGAAGTTCAAATTCCATCATGAATGGattttattgcttttatttaaaagataaacttTTAGTCATTTCTCAACTAAATTGATATCTAACCGATTCATAATattgatgaaaataaatataaaaataataaaaataagccctttaaactattatttaaaatatcataaaattatccttttatgaaaattttgcatttaattaGAATTAGATACACCATATAGTGGTGTATCTAATTCTAATTAGATTCAAATTTGTGTTATTTCAGTAATTGAATTAATATCTCTCAATTACTATTATTAATCGAATTTATATCACATTGTTGAGGGGAGGGCAACTCTTTCAATAGAagtatttgaaaaatcatttgtACGAATTAGATAGGCTTGCCACACATTAGTATTGTAGGTACAATGCTTAGTACTACCCAAAACTCATCCCAACCctaaataggaggataaacgCGCTTCAATACGcttgaacccacgtcctcctggCAACAATGCCAATGCCAATCGAGTTAGGAATTAATCggtagttctagacattgtataaaaattatataaataattggCCAAATTGATAATatgaatcaaaattatattaatgtatcatcgtttatatttatatataaataccaaattaattataacagAATCAATTatctatataattatttaaaggGTTAATTAAGTTGGTATTACCTATCAATCGGATTTCaatttaattgtgaaattactaaaatctatttctataaataacaaacattactataaatatatatttattattttatattttatgtaaaattttaacaaaaatacacttgataaaattgaaagaagCAAAAAGCAAATTGTGTGTGGTTTTCTAAAtgaaagttttcttttattgaacACTACTAATTTCTTTCCctatgacttttttttttacttaatatattttactatttataaaccaaaaattataaaatctttaaaaccgatcattttaactttttttttttgtatatactAGTATGGTTCACTTAGCTTCGCgttgaattgattatttatttgtaataaattatagagttaaaatttgaatattaaagcATATTCTAAGCAAGGCTTTTAGAATCGGACCGGTGGTCAAATTGTTCGTGTCACTGATTTGTactatttgattaaataaatcataaaaaaacccCTACTTAATCTATTTTTAGCCTGGTTCAATCGATTCGTACTAGTTCACAACTCGATTGATTTGATACCTCTCTCTGGGCTGATACCCCGGCCAATCCGGTCTGGTTCAGACAACCATGACTCTAAGTCTCTACACTTTatacatttggaatttagtcatcctacttttattttcaataatttaatccctctactttttgaatttaaaatctgCTTTCAAATTATCTATAACCACatgacattttaattgaaaaggtaactatattaactatttgaattaatcaataacattacaaatatataaagattgaattatattaaaattaaagtataaggattaaatcttaatttaaagtatattagaaggaccaaaattaaaatttaccattattataaaatgaaaaataagaagaattgTGGGTGAGCCACGTGTCACATGAGGCATATAGatagatatatatttaaaattttagcatattttAAGGACCGAAGTTATCTcactattttaaaatcttacaaaaaaaaaagtttgattgTTATTTATAGGTGTAGAGGCACAACTTTAGCATATAGTTACAGATATACTTTAGATGGGTGAGGTAGGATAGTCAATATAACTAAGTTGTATTCTCAATCTCTCTAGgtattttaagttgtttcataatcatattaactaaaaattctatCATACGTATATACGTGTAAAAATTCTATACTTAAAATATAGAGGTGtgttgaaaaacataaataaataataaaatgtataattcaaattaattaataacaatacgtgaaatatatacgatattaaaataaaaagaatagattaaattacgagtaaaataaaatttaaacaataaatatttcatattaagaatactaaatgTGTAACGCCactcaatcaacaacattattaatatatataatcgaTGAATGTAATAAAGTGCATACTAagattaaaatgtataaaaatattaaaacaaaactttagttgagtgataaatttaatgttttactaATACAATTGATATAAGTTCAACTCCTACAAGATACATATTTTTGttggtattttaaaataaaaggctAAAATACCCgttgaataatataatttattttaaatatgaaaggagattttgttataaaataaatagacaaagagtaaagaacaaataaaatgcGGAAGCAATAAagaatgtattttattgatcaattgagatatttataaaacttttccaaagtctctatttatagacataagaagtataaatgaagtatatatatacttttaatgactattagaatttaaagtacatcaaaatttatcttaatattatattaataacaaatttaatatttttaaaagagtctTTTAACGTAAggaaaaaaacactaaaatttagCACACCTACTAGTGGGGaaacaaattttagaattataagAGAAGTAATAGCTGATATTTTTAacgattaaaattaattacaaatatttaaatttcatagtAAATACCATTTTCACCCTTTTATATAAATGGTAGTATAGTATAGTATAGATATGAAAAATCATAAGTGTATATGTATAGAAATCATATATTTAGAATAAACATTTGCGTTTCAATTATACTTACATAAATCATGGATCAACTAAGCCCTCTCGGTATTTGCTTAAGAATAAGAAAGAGGAATCTCATATAAATATCATGGAATAATGTTTGATCCTATTCATGAAGATTTTGTAAATATTCTCATTCCAAAATTAGAAAGTTCAAACAATTGAGAAATTCATGATcgatatatacaaaataaaaacttcaTTGTCGATTCTAcaagaatttttataaaagtctttcatttgcttctctttgatgaaagttttattttccCGAATGTCTCCTAATTTTTGgcttaattcaaattttaaataaaattaaaaattattttagttcaaacagtaaataaaatttctatccGAGTTAAGAGATCAATTCATGAATGATATAGTAAAAGActcaaaaatagcaaaaataataaagatattatttttaacttttaattttgtgtGGTAGAATATGAATTTGAGAATCTTAAATATACTGACTTCTATTTTGTAAAAACAAGTAAAATGTGAGCATATAATTGCTATTTTGCCAAGCAAAATTTATTAGagattttaatatgaaaaataaaaagaaaaaggaaaagaaaaaaaaataagagaaaagggGCATGGAAATTTCGTGCAGAAGTGGGAAGATAAGATCGTAAGAAActgcaaaagaaaagagaaagggaaGCAAAGCAGAGTCATAGTTGAAGAGACCCCACAAAATTCAAATCGTGGTTCTTCCAAGCTTTCTCTATCTGAAatcttcattttcaatttttctttcactCTCTTTTCCCAACTTGTTTCCCTCTCTCTTCTTACCCTTTCAAACTCTTCAAATACCAGCAAACGATGCCCATTCCCTTCTGCATTATCCTTCTCTTCTAGccttcttttctttcccttttcttttctgggGGGGTATTTCAACAATGGCGAAGGCTGCTAATGTTGACAAGGTGAAGCGGTTAAGAGGTTGGGTGCAAAACTACGATTGGGGAAGATGTGGGGCGGAGGCACAGGTGGCAAGGCTATTGGCTTTGAATTCCGGGGCTGAGGTTAAGCCCGATAGGCCTTATGCTGAGTTTTGGATGGGAACTCATGACTCGGGGCCAAGTTTTTTGGCTGATGGCTATGGAGAAGGTCAAAATGTGGGTTTAAAAGAGTGGATTCGAAAGAATCCGAATGTGCTTGGTCATAAGGTTTTGGAAAAATGGGGGCCCGATCTTCCTTTTCTCTTCAAggtttgttcttttcttttacacGATTTATCTGCTTCCTTTCTGGTTTTCGTTTTCCTCTCCTTTTGATTAGttggaaattgaatattgatttctgtttttttgttttttttttctatttttaattggGTTAgtgggttttctttttaaaggggtTTTCTTTTGCATTTTAATAGGAATTACTGCAACTTTTGCTTCAATATTAATGGAAGTTGAATTCTCACCATTCAtcttaaatttccattttttaccattatatatattttttattaagttgaATATGACTGAATTTTGCTTTGATGTGGTGtccattgtattttttttccctttctcgGGGGTATTTACAAAGTGTAAAGATTTGTTTTTTTGGCTGTTTTgatctcaattttaatttagatcaaaGCTATCAATATAGCAATTGGGAAATTGGAGTGGATCTTGAATGGTTAATGGAAAAGAATTAAGCTTGAGAGTTTAAAGTGGAAATCAACATAACTTTTAACTACAATATGaacttttcttttatcttctGTGAATCGTCTAATTTGATTCTGTGGTTCATTTGCTGTAAAATAGGTACTTTCAGTGGCAAAAGCCCTTTCAATACAGGCTCATCCGGATAAAGAATTGGCCAAAGAATTGCTTAAGTTGAAGCCAAATCTCTATAAGGATGGGAATCACAAACCTGAGATGGCTTTGGCAATTACAGAGTTCAGGGCCCTTTGTGGATTCATTACTCTCGAGGTAATACATGAATCATGCTTGGTTTTTGGTGGAACTTTCCTTTTGCCGGTTCTTTTTGAGTGAATAAATCTTGCATTTATGTTTGATAAAATTCTGGTAATCACGTTTTGcacttaaatttataattatggtGTCAAGTTGTGGTTGTGCTGAATAAAGATTCTGGAAATGATATGCATGACAAAACTTTGAGGCCGAATCACATCTGAGTTAGAGGCAGAAGATAATCTATCTTGACTTTCCTAGAATTCACTGCCAGTGTTTCTGGTCTAAATAGTAgggtaaaatttaatatcactGTGCCAGAACCTTTTTCATGTCTGTTGATATTAGAGGggttattgatattttaaaacttttttttggtatatattGTAATGCTCTAGGGCAGGTAAGATCACATTCCGAGAAGTTTAATACCTAGTCTAGCATTTTCATGGAGCTTCTGCATGTTGGgaatataattctttaatgtcAAAGAAGATGAATGTTAAAGTGTTAggcccctttttttttctactgCTTATTTTTGATATTTCCAAATCATGTCTGCAATATCTTGAGGATTGCAGGGTTGTCTTTATGTGATTTTTCCTAAACATGCATGTTATTTGGTTTTAGGAAAAGGATGCTTCTTGTTTGTGTACTTAACATTTTCTGGTGATACTGGCTACATTAGTCGTATATTTGAAGCAAGCATCTATCTTCTTTGCAGGAGCTTAAGGGTGTGCTAGATATTCCAGAGATTGTAGAATTGGTTGGCAATGCATCGGCAAAGCAAGTCCTAGACATTGACAAGCAAGATGGGGCAGAGAAAGTAAAATATGCTCTGCGGTCGGTTTTTACCCAACTCATGTCAGCTAGCAAGGAGATGGCAACCAAATCAATAGCAAAACTGAAAAGTCGGCTGCACGTAGAAAGTCAGGTTTATAGAATTTTTTCTTTACTGCGTAGAGGCATTAAATGGAGAAAGGGTCAAGGGTCATCACCTTGTTATGTTCCTTAGAAACATGACTATACAGGAAATGCGGTCCTTCCCTGTAGAGTTCATAAAATGGCTGCTCTGAAGATACGGAAATATGCTATGTATTAGTCTGGTTAGACTTCTGTCAGCATATGAAAAAATGGCTCCTACccaagtttttatttatttaaagcaAAACCTTTAATCTTATGCTGACAGTAACATACTAATTTTCCTTCTAGGCATAAAATGTCACTTCAATACCTCACTGCATTGACATGAAAAAGTTCATCTAATTATGTTGTCATGTGGCAAAATATCTATTCTGATTCTTCAGGCAGCTATTTTATGGGCCTAAATGTAGTTCATGTTGCATATTCCGCTATAAATTTGGCTTCTAAGAGTGCATGGTAGACGTTGGTTTTCTCTTTTCCACTGTTGGCCTGGATTTCAGATTTTTCTAGTGAAAAACTTGTTTACTATTATAGtactaatatatttaatatatcatGTTCTCTTTTCTTTCCAGCTTGTAAAGCTGTTAAATAGTAGCtgtttttttatagtttttcctCCATTCTTTCTATTCTAGCTTTATTATTGACCTTTACCCTTCATTTCCTTTCTATTTTTTGGCATCAGTTGAGGTGTCTAACTGAGAAGGAACAGTTGGTGTTACACTTGGAAAAGCAATACCCGGGTGACATAGGTGTTATATCGGCCTTCTTTTTCAATTATGTGAAACTTAATCCGGGTGAAGCATTGTATCTTGGGGCAAATGAGCCCCATGCATACTTGAGTGGAGAGTGCATTGAATGCATGGCAACGTCAGACAATGTTGTCCGGGCGGGTCTTACTCCCAAGCACCGTGATATCCAAACTCTTTGCTCCATGCTAACATATAAGCAGGTACAGTTATTTGATCAAGGGtttgataattttctatttgaGAGTAAAATAATTTGTTAAGAGTGATACCACATATaggcttttctttttctgttttagCTGAACTTTTGCTCTATGAACTTCAATTACACGATGACACAGGCTACTgcgttatttatttatttgttaagcACTAATACTTTATTTCTATGTGACTTGATTCGGTATATTTCTTTGTCTTTTCCCAACGGGGTAGTTTCCTTGATAACATAAGGTGAAATATTATGCACATTTTTGCTTGGATTTAGAGAAAGGAATCTCATTATTGACAAAAGGTTACCCCGAGGCTTGTTCTCGtgtatttatttacttttattaataaaaaagtcCTTTGGTCTCTCGCATCACCTATTTTTCTTCACATTCAGCTTCATATACGAGATTAAATTTCCCCAGAAATCTTGTTGACTTTGAATGCTTCTGTCTGGGACACTTATAAGATGAAAATTTCTTTGAGCTGTAGAATTATGACTTCAGCAGAGGTTGCTATTTGTGGTTGACACTGAACCTCGGCTTACCTACTTCATGACAATTTAGTTTGTCCTATTGACTTCATATCGAAGCTCTGCAACTTCAAATTTTGATTCTTGTTGGTTCCATTCCAGGGCTACCCCGACATCCTGAAAGGATTTCCATTGAGTCCATACATCACAAGGTATCTCCCACCCTTCGAGGAGTTCGAGGTTGATTGTTGCATTCTTCCAAAAGGGGCATCAACGGTCTTTCCAGCCATTCCAGGCCCTTCTATTTTCCTTGTATTTCTCGGGAAGGGAACATTTCACATTGGATCACGGGAGGACATAGTGACTGAAGGAGATGTGCTCTTCGCACCATCCAACACGGAGATTACCATTACTACGTCGTCTGAACTGCAGCTATACAGGGCAGGGGTCAACAGCAGGTTCTTTCATACTTCCTTGTGAGTTTAGAATAGAACCTCAGCCATCGTCAGCCATAGGGAGTAAatagtttattaattaattatttttgcatgtatttatgctatatatatatatatatatttcttttttcctgCCATTTATAGTTCTCCATTCCTGCATTATATTGTAATTTAGGACTTGCATATAATGTAATACAGTATAATTTAATACCATTCATGTCTAtcagaatatataaataaattgaattcatTTCCTATTACAAGCTGCTTTCTCTATTTATCtgtacatgaaatttgattCCCCTGAAATCATGTATTCAAATCTTATGCGTTGCAATTTTTTGGCTAAACTAATAAAAAGGACCCTGAAATAAGGCCTTGACAGTTTCACTTGTATTCAAATAacatcttaacctttaactaaGGCTCCCTTTGTATTACCTCTGGTTGTGGATGGAAACAGCGCTCTTTATAATAGTCTCATTTGCCTCTCTATGATAGTCATTGCCTATCAAGATTTTACCTGTGATAGAGAGGTGGTTGTCGTACATCTATGTAAGCTATAACAACGTGTTATAGAGAGAGAATTGTTACAAACTTACTATAGAATtcatattataaattttcatcaaaagaacaaaaaaatggtTGTCGCTACTGGACGACGAAATGGATTTTGgaatttattaacattttccaAAAACGGTACTGTTAATAATCCCGCAGGTACTGAAACCATTAAAAGAACACCCAATAACTTGTTAGGTACTGTACGAAGTATTTGAAATacagaaaaagtaaaaattatgttcaaaaaagaaagaaaatgaggataaaattaacaaaactgGAAGACTTATAATAGGTGCATGCATTATTGTtttaatgcatattttatttacattcttTCATATGactaattattaaaatcataaatttgacaagttcaattaatcaatatgagttttcaacttaaattatttaacttatcatgagttattaaattcaagtaacCAATTTATAAGTTATATGATGTTCTAAATTCATATTCACAAGAGAATATTTAATTATGGAACTTTTATCCCATATTTTTCACGtgaattttaaacattttgttGAAATAGTATTTTAACTAAGATAATTCTTatgtaataaattataattgatatGCTTGCTTATATGAAATAgctataattttacttaatattttagaCAATATGCTGTTATAGAgaaccaatttaataaaaaatgtactTTATAACTATGGTTGTTGCTTTTATAAGTGAAAAATTGTTAtagtgaattaaaataaaatataaaaaatcagtTTTGCTAGAAATTTGACTGTTATAACGAAATGCTGTAATTGTATAATGTTTTatcatttgagatttttttggtgtttaaaaCACCAATGGCTAGGCACATTTAAAGAATTTAAGCACGTGGTAGCTTCAAATTTCCTAACCACCTAGGTAAGACATAGTGTGGTTAGAAATGGTGATATAAATTTTTAGGGTTCAACAATTGGTTGTAGACTTGGTATTGTTGACATATGCTTATTGTAGATTTGGTTATGTCAATGAAACTTGGATAGCCAAGTTACGTAAACAAAGCTATGATTATGaattatgtgaaattatttGGAACATGTGAATATTGTCTCATTGATAAAATGATTGACCCCTTTACTGGAAAATGTGAAAAGGGTTGGAGATTTAgtaagggccagttcttcattgcttaaaaaaagtACTTCTGattccaaaagcacttttgaaagaaaagtcaTGAAGAATAAGTCgcttttttgaaattttagctttttaagtgcttttcaaaagcacttctgaaaaggagttgaaaaggagaagctaaaaattttaaacacgtGGTAGCTTCAAATTTCCTAACCACCTAGGTAAGAGACAGTGCGGTTAGAAATGGTGATAGAAATTTTTAGGGTTCAACAATCGGTTGTAGACTTGGTATTGTAGACATATGCATCTTGTAGATTTGGTTATGTCAATGAAACTTGGATAGCCAAGTTACATAAACAAAGCTATGACTATGAATTATGTGAAATCATTTGGAACATGTGAATATTGTCTCATTGATAAAATGACTGACCCCTTTACTGGAAAAGGTGAAAAGGGTTGGAGATTTAttaagggccagttcttcattgcttaaaaaaagtacttctgactccaaaagcacttttgaaagaaaagttgtgaagaacaagctgcttttggctgaaatttttagcttttcagaagtgcttttcaaaagcacttctgaaaaggagttgaaaaggagaagctaaaaattttagcttttcctctcccaaaagcacttttggtacttaattactttttcacgcatccaaaaacatagaatttttcttttttttcttggtgtttaattacaattgtgttaaaatcattaattaaaaataaaaaaaatatttttaaaaatactaattacaaatatttaatgtttatatttaaatatttaaaatatagtttatatattctaattaaattttataaataattaatatttattgcttaaaaatatttacaatttatattttatatattaaaatattaacaacaagttataataattttttatattattactaaaatataataatattaactaatttaaatattatttaaatgcatatgtgttacttgataataacatgtctaaaatggacattttatttctcaaaagcactttttgacaaaGAATGCTAAACACTccaattttaaaccaaaattttcaaaagcacttttaaaagcacttttccacagatataaattaaaaatttgactaagacAAGAGcatatatcaattaatagtatagttacGGTGAGTAAAGATATTGTTTCTACGAAGattaaaagtactagtaattaccatctttctattatttaactgataaattcgagtgattgattaaaactaaaaatgaactaaattaactaCGAATGAGACAAAAAACAAATCAcgaaaataatcgaataataaccaagaagcgaaacaataaccagaaaagaattcacctagatttcatttgtcattatcaatttgaattacgcaatttcttcacttagtatcttgatccgtagaaattcctaaattatgctaatatctctcttcaagaataagagcaactgactctaggttgattaattaaaatttatttctaattaaaacccctattattgTATTAACTCGGTATATGAATtctcctattagatttgactctaattcggtagatttatgtcatcctatttctaggattgcatgcaactgcactcaattacgctagatatactcttaaatagggtctattcctcctctgatttaagcacatcaaacatggaacaatagtctagaaatattaaaccaagaattaatcgtacataattgagaacaaaatctaagtatttattgcgcaaaatagaaatcaaatgacataattcatcatagggttcatctcccctaggtatttagaaaattagtttatgctttcaaataaaaacatccaaaatataatataaccacaagaaacaaagaaactcataattatctccaaagaaatcaaaagggaatattcaatcttgatggaaaatTGCTTCAGAATTAACTTTAATTGTgcttttcgagttgttttcttgagtattctatgaCGACTCCCtcctattttcatatttttttcatatatatatatgtatttgaatgctcaaaaaccctaaagattacatttatttgttgtttggaGTGCAATTATCGAAATCGGCACGACTtgccacatggctgtgtggcagCCCTTGTGgttcacacggtcatgtgtccaggccatgtggAATGGTC harbors:
- the LOC105763139 gene encoding mannose-6-phosphate isomerase 2, translating into MAKAANVDKVKRLRGWVQNYDWGRCGAEAQVARLLALNSGAEVKPDRPYAEFWMGTHDSGPSFLADGYGEGQNVGLKEWIRKNPNVLGHKVLEKWGPDLPFLFKVLSVAKALSIQAHPDKELAKELLKLKPNLYKDGNHKPEMALAITEFRALCGFITLEELKGVLDIPEIVELVGNASAKQVLDIDKQDGAEKVKYALRSVFTQLMSASKEMATKSIAKLKSRLHVESQLRCLTEKEQLVLHLEKQYPGDIGVISAFFFNYVKLNPGEALYLGANEPHAYLSGECIECMATSDNVVRAGLTPKHRDIQTLCSMLTYKQGYPDILKGFPLSPYITRYLPPFEEFEVDCCILPKGASTVFPAIPGPSIFLVFLGKGTFHIGSREDIVTEGDVLFAPSNTEITITTSSELQLYRAGVNSRFFHTSL